A stretch of the Saccharolobus caldissimus genome encodes the following:
- the nadA gene encoding quinolinate synthase NadA: MPKIEELINEIKKLKKEKNAVILGHNYMDYSVQLVSDFTGDSYDLALKKTDAKIIVFAGVYFMAEQAAALNPDKKVLSPDPNAGCSLSDSLDPETLKRYKELYPNAPVVLYVNTSIYTKALADYIVTSSTAVKVVKKLNSDVIIFGPDANLANYVERQTGKKIVKVPPNGRCIVHANYTRQLVELARRKYPNAILMAHPESPLEVLQAADFVGSTNQMIQFAKESKYNEFIVATEIGMINALQLKVPNKKFYPLVTTESCACARCPYMAMITLEKIKRSLEEEIYEVRVPLEVAQKAKEAFERTVRLLEKS; encoded by the coding sequence ATGCCTAAAATAGAAGAATTGATCAACGAAATTAAAAAATTAAAGAAAGAGAAAAATGCAGTTATTTTAGGACATAACTACATGGATTACTCAGTTCAATTAGTCTCTGATTTCACGGGCGATTCTTACGATCTAGCGTTAAAGAAGACCGACGCTAAAATAATAGTCTTTGCGGGAGTTTACTTTATGGCTGAGCAAGCCGCTGCACTAAACCCAGATAAAAAAGTCCTATCTCCAGATCCTAATGCAGGTTGTTCACTATCAGACTCTTTAGACCCAGAAACCTTAAAAAGATATAAAGAGCTATATCCTAACGCACCCGTTGTGCTATACGTAAATACTAGCATATACACTAAAGCCTTAGCTGACTATATAGTGACCTCCTCAACAGCAGTAAAAGTAGTAAAGAAGCTTAACTCAGACGTAATAATATTCGGTCCAGATGCTAACCTAGCTAATTACGTTGAGAGACAGACTGGTAAAAAAATAGTTAAAGTACCCCCTAACGGTAGATGCATAGTCCACGCCAATTACACTCGCCAATTAGTAGAACTAGCGAGAAGAAAGTACCCGAATGCAATATTAATGGCTCATCCAGAATCCCCGCTAGAAGTATTACAAGCTGCAGATTTCGTAGGTTCCACAAACCAAATGATTCAATTTGCTAAAGAAAGTAAGTATAACGAATTCATAGTGGCTACAGAAATAGGAATGATAAACGCACTACAATTAAAAGTACCTAATAAGAAATTCTATCCCTTAGTAACTACAGAAAGCTGTGCATGTGCAAGATGTCCATATATGGCAATGATAACTCTTGAAAAGATTAAGCGATCATTAGAGGAGGAGATATATGAAGTAAGAGTCCCTCTAGAAGTAGCTCAAAAAGCAAAAGAGGCCTTTGAGAGAACTGTAAGGCTGCTAGAAAAAAGCTGA